Proteins encoded by one window of Acetivibrio thermocellus ATCC 27405:
- a CDS encoding MetQ/NlpA family ABC transporter substrate-binding protein: MKKHNVILIILTLILALGLLAGCSKEGDSKKSTVSSDIPASDSNANPSPSQETITIKGIADLVPHSELIEYVAPRLKEQGIIVELVATAADNTTNEKLAKGEIDFNFFQHEPYLKEWNKVNGYNLVNAGDIHVEPITAYSDKYSSKEEIPDNAVVAIPNDGTNEYRALRILEENGFIKLNPQTANSLTASVSDIAEYLRPIRIVELDSAQIIPTKDDYDFFITNTNKALEAKITSARLFSEGSDSPYANIIAVREEDLNNPAIVALVKALQSEDVRQYITDTYNGAVIPAKLDN, translated from the coding sequence ATGAAAAAACACAATGTGATCCTTATTATCCTTACATTGATATTAGCATTGGGCCTTCTTGCCGGATGCAGCAAAGAAGGGGATTCGAAAAAATCAACCGTTTCTTCGGATATCCCGGCTTCTGACAGCAATGCAAATCCATCACCTTCTCAAGAAACAATAACAATTAAGGGTATCGCCGATTTGGTTCCCCATTCCGAACTCATTGAATACGTGGCTCCCAGGCTGAAAGAGCAAGGTATTATTGTAGAGTTGGTTGCAACAGCTGCAGATAACACTACCAACGAAAAACTTGCAAAAGGAGAAATTGATTTTAACTTTTTTCAGCATGAGCCCTATCTTAAGGAGTGGAACAAAGTAAACGGATATAACCTTGTAAATGCGGGAGATATCCATGTGGAACCCATTACAGCATATTCCGACAAATACAGTTCTAAAGAAGAGATACCGGATAATGCAGTTGTAGCAATTCCCAATGACGGTACCAACGAATACCGGGCTTTGCGCATCCTTGAAGAAAACGGATTTATCAAGCTTAATCCCCAAACTGCAAACTCTCTTACTGCTTCGGTCTCAGATATCGCAGAATATCTGCGTCCGATAAGGATTGTCGAGCTTGACTCGGCACAGATCATTCCCACAAAAGACGACTATGATTTCTTTATCACCAACACAAATAAGGCCCTGGAAGCAAAAATTACTTCAGCAAGGCTCTTCAGCGAAGGAAGCGATAGTCCTTATGCCAATATCATTGCCGTTCGGGAAGAAGACTTGAATAATCCTGCCATTGTCGCTTTGGTGAAAGCTCTGCAGTCTGAAGATGTCAGGCAGTACATAACGGATACTTATAACGGTGCGGTGATTCCTGCAAAACTGGACAATTAA
- a CDS encoding methionine ABC transporter permease has protein sequence MSLLDTPIWEVIKGSFAPDIWVRLVPAVGETLYMTVVSSIIMLVFGLLLGILLTVTNPDGLVPMKILYTGSGWLINALRSLPQMIMIILMIPVARLFFGKSYGTNACIISIAASCIPMYARIVENSLLEISKGKIEAAKSIGSTNFQIIFRILIPETLPSLIRGFTVAVIAVISMTALAGMFGAGGIGDIAVRFGYQRFQHDVLFASVYVLIALVQLVQWIGNFTSKQILKKRNLI, from the coding sequence TTTTGCACCGGATATATGGGTAAGGCTGGTTCCCGCTGTTGGAGAAACACTATATATGACAGTAGTGTCTTCTATCATAATGCTGGTGTTCGGCCTTTTGCTCGGCATTCTGCTTACCGTAACCAATCCGGACGGTTTGGTGCCCATGAAAATTTTATATACCGGGTCGGGCTGGCTGATTAACGCACTGCGTTCCCTTCCCCAAATGATCATGATCATTCTGATGATTCCGGTGGCTCGGCTTTTTTTCGGAAAATCTTACGGCACCAACGCTTGCATCATATCCATCGCTGCCAGCTGTATCCCCATGTATGCAAGAATTGTCGAAAACAGTCTGCTTGAGATTTCAAAAGGAAAGATTGAGGCCGCAAAGTCCATCGGCAGCACTAATTTTCAAATAATTTTTCGCATATTAATTCCTGAAACTTTACCTTCCTTAATCCGTGGGTTTACAGTGGCTGTCATTGCCGTAATTTCCATGACCGCGCTTGCGGGTATGTTTGGAGCCGGAGGCATCGGAGATATAGCAGTAAGGTTTGGCTACCAGCGTTTTCAGCATGATGTTTTGTTTGCATCCGTCTATGTTTTGATTGCCCTTGTCCAACTGGTTCAGTGGATTGGAAACTTTACATCCAAGCAAATCCTGAAAAAAAGAAATTTAATTTAA
- a CDS encoding DUF2871 domain-containing protein: MKKVAKLSFFYSMLGLFFGAFYREFTKINGFTGKTVLSGVHPHILVLGAIFFLIVLLLEKSFELSKNKNFNKFFITYNIGLLLSFIMMAIRGCIEVLKLEISTVIDSSISGMAGLGHIIMTIAYILFFIILLNRINVADNNKIK; this comes from the coding sequence ATGAAGAAAGTTGCAAAATTAAGTTTTTTTTATAGTATGTTGGGATTGTTTTTTGGAGCTTTTTACAGGGAATTCACAAAAATAAACGGCTTTACAGGAAAAACTGTCTTAAGCGGTGTGCATCCTCATATATTAGTTTTAGGCGCAATTTTCTTCTTAATTGTATTATTACTGGAAAAATCCTTTGAATTAAGTAAGAACAAGAATTTTAACAAATTCTTTATAACTTACAATATCGGACTTTTATTATCATTTATAATGATGGCTATACGTGGATGTATTGAGGTATTAAAACTTGAAATATCAACAGTGATAGATTCTTCGATTTCCGGTATGGCAGGCTTAGGTCATATTATTATGACAATAGCTTACATCTTATTCTTCATAATATTACTTAATAGAATCAATGTCGCTGATAATAATAAAATAAAGTAG
- a CDS encoding enoyl-CoA hydratase/isomerase family protein produces the protein MKYSTIQYRQVKDGIGLITLNRPEKRNAINIQMRIEISDCLCELEQSSDINVVIFTGAGSSFSAGFDLNEFNNPSIFDALFESSSKYHRYIWKFSKPTIAAINGAAMGGGFDLATLCDIRICSDSATFGHPEVKFGAPPLYTPLRWIVKDGIARELCLTGRKIDAKEALRIGLVSEITNSSDLLQRAIEIGETILEAPSDTIKYIKSYFISNAEKGFEESFLIEHDKAFQDILLPKAKSGFFLQNGRK, from the coding sequence ATGAAATATAGCACTATTCAGTACAGACAGGTGAAAGACGGCATAGGGTTAATTACCTTAAACCGCCCTGAGAAACGAAATGCCATAAACATTCAGATGAGAATTGAGATTTCTGATTGTTTATGTGAATTGGAGCAGTCATCAGATATAAACGTTGTAATATTTACCGGAGCAGGAAGTTCATTTTCAGCCGGGTTCGATTTAAATGAGTTTAATAATCCTTCTATATTTGATGCACTTTTTGAATCTTCCTCAAAATATCACAGGTATATTTGGAAATTTTCAAAACCAACGATTGCCGCTATAAACGGAGCGGCAATGGGTGGTGGATTTGATTTGGCAACCCTTTGTGATATACGGATATGTTCCGATTCTGCAACATTTGGGCATCCCGAAGTAAAATTTGGTGCACCTCCGCTTTATACTCCTCTAAGATGGATAGTTAAAGACGGTATCGCGCGGGAACTCTGCCTGACAGGTCGTAAAATTGATGCAAAAGAGGCATTACGTATTGGATTAGTGAGCGAAATTACAAATAGCTCTGACCTGTTACAGCGTGCAATTGAAATCGGTGAAACCATTTTGGAAGCTCCGTCAGATACAATAAAATATATAAAGTCGTATTTTATCAGTAATGCTGAAAAAGGATTTGAAGAATCTTTCCTTATCGAGCATGATAAGGCGTTTCAGGATATTTTATTGCCAAAAGCTAAAAGCGGGTTTTTCCTGCAAAATGGCAGGAAATGA
- a CDS encoding DUF362 domain-containing protein → MEKAKVYFSDFRTVPFGDGLPTKLKKLIKKAGISQIDMDGKFVAIKMHFGELGNISYLRPNYARAVVDVVKELGGKPFLTDCNTMYPGKRKNALEHLECAWENGFTPLTVGCPILIGDGLKGTDDIAVPVKGGQYVKEARIGRAIMDADVFISLTHFKGHEMTGFGGAIKNIGMGCGSRAGKKEQHSNGKPHIDQHLCRGCRSCLKECANNALVFDTVHKKMTVDKENCVGCGRCLGSCNFDAISFEDDAAIEQLNCRMAEYAKAVVDGRPCFHISLVVDVSPYCDCHGENDVPILPDLGMFASFDPVALDQACVDACLKATPLPGSRLTDNMNKPDFVDHHDHFINTTPESEWRSCLEHAERIGLGTRDYELIVVK, encoded by the coding sequence ATGGAAAAAGCAAAGGTTTATTTTTCGGATTTTCGCACGGTGCCTTTCGGAGACGGACTGCCTACAAAACTTAAGAAACTCATAAAAAAAGCCGGTATCAGTCAGATAGATATGGACGGCAAGTTTGTCGCTATCAAGATGCATTTTGGTGAGCTGGGAAATATCAGCTATCTTCGTCCCAATTATGCCAGGGCTGTGGTTGACGTTGTAAAGGAGCTGGGCGGCAAGCCTTTTTTGACCGACTGCAATACTATGTATCCCGGAAAACGAAAAAATGCCCTTGAGCATTTGGAGTGTGCATGGGAAAACGGCTTTACACCGCTGACAGTAGGATGTCCTATTCTGATCGGGGATGGACTAAAGGGTACCGATGATATCGCAGTACCTGTAAAGGGAGGACAATATGTAAAGGAAGCCAGAATCGGGCGGGCCATTATGGATGCCGACGTGTTCATCAGTCTGACTCATTTCAAGGGGCATGAGATGACTGGTTTCGGCGGAGCGATTAAAAACATAGGCATGGGCTGTGGCTCCCGCGCAGGGAAAAAGGAACAGCACAGTAATGGCAAGCCGCATATCGATCAGCATTTGTGCCGGGGCTGCCGCAGTTGTCTGAAAGAGTGTGCCAACAACGCTTTAGTATTTGACACAGTTCACAAAAAGATGACGGTTGATAAGGAAAATTGCGTGGGCTGTGGTCGTTGCCTTGGTTCGTGTAATTTTGATGCTATTTCATTTGAAGACGATGCTGCCATCGAGCAGTTAAACTGTCGTATGGCGGAATACGCCAAGGCAGTGGTGGACGGCCGTCCTTGCTTCCATATTTCCCTGGTGGTGGATGTATCCCCTTACTGCGACTGTCATGGGGAAAATGACGTGCCTATTTTACCAGATTTGGGTATGTTTGCGTCCTTTGACCCGGTAGCATTGGATCAAGCGTGTGTAGACGCATGTCTGAAAGCTACACCACTTCCGGGAAGCCGCCTGACCGACAACATGAATAAACCGGACTTTGTTGACCATCATGACCACTTCATCAACACCACGCCCGAATCCGAATGGCGTTCCTGTTTGGAGCACGCGGAGAGAATCGGTTTGGGTACGCGGGATTATGAGCTGATTGTAGTTAAATAA
- a CDS encoding methylated-DNA--[protein]-cysteine S-methyltransferase encodes MIYKYYYKTPDGFSDMLMTSDGEYLTGLWFDGSRGASKHISDCEEKLLPVFEDTIKWLDIYFSGKSPDFIPKYRIANLTDFRREVIDRMLEIPFGETRTYGEIAKVIAKKRGTAKMSSRAVGRAVGWNPICIIIPCHRVVGANSSLTGYGGGISNKVALLRHENNDMSKFTVPKK; translated from the coding sequence ATGATTTATAAATACTATTATAAAACACCGGACGGTTTTTCCGACATGTTAATGACCAGTGACGGCGAATATCTCACCGGCTTGTGGTTTGATGGGTCAAGAGGTGCTTCAAAGCATATTTCTGATTGTGAGGAAAAACTACTTCCGGTGTTTGAGGATACTATAAAATGGCTTGATATTTATTTCAGCGGTAAAAGCCCTGATTTCATTCCTAAATATAGAATTGCCAACCTTACGGATTTCCGCCGGGAAGTAATTGATAGAATGCTTGAGATACCTTTTGGCGAGACAAGAACCTATGGTGAAATTGCCAAAGTAATAGCAAAAAAGCGCGGTACGGCAAAAATGTCATCCCGTGCTGTTGGCAGAGCTGTAGGGTGGAATCCTATTTGCATTATTATACCTTGCCATAGGGTTGTAGGGGCTAACAGTTCACTTACAGGCTATGGCGGGGGAATAAGCAATAAGGTTGCTTTACTGAGACATGAAAATAACGATATGAGCAAATTTACTGTCCCTAAAAAGTGA
- a CDS encoding IS110-like element ISCth8 family transposase, translating to MNFRPIAGIDVGKFFSEMAILSPSNEVIARMKIRHDSSTDVERAVELLKKTEKDFDSRPFVVMESTGHYHKILFHSLYKAGFEVSVINPIQTDSIKNIGIRKVKNDKVDARKIALLYRFQELKTTNIPDEDIECLRSLCRQYYKLSDELTAYKNRLMGIVDQLMLNFKDVFPNIFSKAALAVLEKYPAPAHILKANRNKLIALIQKNSRRSLKWATAKYELLNSKAKEFAPLSISNSSNVAMLGVYISMIKTLEENLEKVLKAIRSLIIEDMAKDMPMLALTLELLQSIPGIGLISAVTILAEIGDFSAFSKPGKLVAYFGIDPSVMQSGEFTGTQNKMSKRGSRLLRRVLFTIALANIRTKRDKTACNPVLMEYYKNKCQSKPKKVALGAVMRKLVNYIFAVLRDRKPYELRSPQEHAQMLAAKHTAA from the coding sequence ATGAATTTTAGACCCATCGCCGGAATCGATGTCGGCAAGTTCTTCAGTGAGATGGCAATTCTTTCTCCATCCAATGAAGTAATTGCCCGCATGAAGATCCGCCATGATTCCAGTACTGACGTTGAAAGAGCCGTTGAATTACTGAAAAAAACGGAAAAGGACTTTGATTCTAGGCCTTTCGTCGTCATGGAATCCACTGGGCACTATCACAAAATCCTTTTCCATTCACTTTATAAAGCTGGATTTGAGGTTTCTGTCATAAACCCCATCCAAACTGATTCTATCAAAAATATTGGAATAAGGAAAGTGAAAAATGATAAAGTGGATGCCCGGAAAATTGCTCTGCTATACAGATTTCAGGAGCTTAAAACTACCAATATCCCCGACGAGGATATTGAATGTCTGCGAAGCCTTTGCCGCCAGTACTACAAGCTCTCTGACGAACTTACTGCTTACAAAAACAGGCTTATGGGTATTGTTGACCAACTCATGCTAAACTTCAAGGATGTATTCCCTAATATCTTTTCAAAGGCTGCTCTTGCAGTATTGGAGAAATATCCTGCACCTGCGCATATTCTTAAAGCGAACAGAAACAAGTTGATTGCACTGATACAGAAGAATTCCCGCAGAAGCCTTAAATGGGCAACTGCAAAGTATGAGCTTTTGAATTCCAAGGCCAAAGAATTTGCACCTTTAAGCATTAGTAACTCTTCAAATGTTGCCATGCTTGGTGTGTATATCTCTATGATTAAAACCTTGGAAGAAAACCTTGAGAAAGTCCTCAAAGCCATTCGTTCATTGATTATTGAAGATATGGCAAAGGACATGCCCATGCTGGCACTGACTCTCGAGCTTCTACAAAGCATTCCAGGTATAGGACTTATCTCTGCTGTTACCATTCTGGCTGAAATTGGCGACTTTTCAGCCTTTTCAAAGCCAGGCAAGCTAGTTGCTTATTTCGGTATTGACCCCTCTGTAATGCAGTCCGGAGAGTTTACCGGCACACAAAACAAGATGTCAAAAAGGGGGTCAAGACTGCTTCGCAGAGTACTTTTCACAATTGCTCTTGCTAATATCCGCACCAAGCGGGACAAAACAGCTTGCAACCCTGTACTGATGGAATATTACAAAAACAAATGCCAGAGCAAGCCCAAGAAAGTAGCTTTGGGGGCTGTTATGCGTAAGCTTGTTAATTATATTTTTGCTGTTCTTAGGGATAGAAAGCCTTACGAATTACGTTCTCCCCAAGAGCACGCGCAAATGCTTGCAGCGAAGCACACAGCAGCTTAG
- a CDS encoding class I SAM-dependent methyltransferase: protein MTIEEQFNLIAKEYDCNRRKFIPCFDDYYESITKLIISNIDTPSRVLDLGAGTGLLTYYWYKECPSAEYVLVDIADEMLEISRKRFAGIDRIQHKILDYSKDLPEGNFDAIISALSIHHLEDMQKEELFRNIYNKLPLGGVFVNYDQFCAGTSNMNKWFDSYWEKQLYNSGLTDRDIELWKERRKLDKECSVETEIEMLYKCNFSEVKCLYSYHKFSVIAAIK from the coding sequence ATGACTATAGAAGAACAGTTTAATTTGATTGCAAAAGAGTATGATTGTAATCGTAGGAAGTTTATTCCTTGCTTTGATGATTATTATGAAAGCATTACCAAACTGATTATTTCCAATATTGATACACCGAGTCGTGTGTTGGATCTGGGAGCCGGAACAGGATTACTTACATATTATTGGTATAAAGAATGCCCGTCAGCGGAATATGTATTAGTTGATATTGCCGATGAAATGCTGGAAATCTCAAGAAAAAGATTTGCGGGGATTGACAGAATACAGCATAAAATATTAGATTATTCAAAGGACCTTCCGGAGGGAAATTTTGATGCTATTATATCAGCATTATCAATTCACCATCTGGAGGATATGCAAAAAGAAGAATTGTTCAGGAACATTTACAATAAGCTGCCGCTAGGTGGAGTGTTCGTTAATTATGATCAGTTTTGTGCAGGAACATCTAATATGAATAAGTGGTTTGATTCATATTGGGAAAAGCAATTATATAACAGCGGATTGACGGATCGGGATATCGAACTGTGGAAAGAACGCAGAAAATTAGATAAGGAGTGCTCGGTTGAAACAGAGATTGAGATGTTATATAAATGTAATTTTTCAGAGGTGAAATGTTTGTATTCTTATCATAAATTCTCTGTAATTGCTGCTATTAAATAA
- a CDS encoding flavin reductase family protein translates to MEKISIGPENKLCPQTLFLYGTYKEDGTPNFGLFCWFSYCWSGELGVMACIAGEKLTKDRIRANKVFSANLVSESLLHLADYLGNTEGYNSGKMNIPIEVERGAVLNVPVLKNSPWVFELEVQQSVLLHDAEVFLCKIRNTLVAKELKDNSISVDERLRMAAPVMWVGEGQYYTLNYTALGKTGDWKDLG, encoded by the coding sequence ATGGAAAAAATATCTATCGGTCCGGAGAATAAATTATGTCCGCAAACATTGTTTCTGTATGGTACATATAAAGAGGACGGAACACCGAACTTTGGTTTGTTTTGCTGGTTTAGTTATTGTTGGAGTGGCGAATTGGGGGTTATGGCTTGCATTGCCGGTGAAAAATTAACGAAAGATCGTATCCGGGCAAACAAAGTGTTTTCTGCCAACCTTGTCAGCGAATCCTTGCTGCATCTTGCGGATTATTTGGGCAACACGGAAGGATATAATAGCGGGAAAATGAACATTCCAATTGAAGTCGAACGTGGTGCGGTATTGAATGTTCCGGTATTAAAGAACAGTCCGTGGGTATTTGAGCTTGAAGTTCAGCAATCCGTACTGCTGCATGACGCCGAGGTTTTTCTGTGTAAAATTCGCAATACATTAGTAGCCAAAGAACTTAAAGATAATTCAATAAGTGTAGATGAACGGTTACGCATGGCTGCACCTGTAATGTGGGTCGGAGAGGGTCAATATTATACACTAAATTATACAGCTTTAGGCAAAACAGGGGACTGGAAAGACTTGGGTTAG
- a CDS encoding cupin domain-containing protein, translating to MLDSRNFPACKTVAAALVTVEPGAMRKIHSHTNQDEFQYYIRDKYYKGRARMTEFMPDSKARTFNYSPGDVGYVPVGGFHYVQNIGDEPL from the coding sequence ATTCTTGACAGTCGCAATTTTCCTGCCTGCAAAACTGTAGCAGCAGCTCTCGTAACAGTAGAACCAGGTGCTATGAGGAAGATACATTCGCATACCAATCAGGATGAATTCCAATATTATATTAGGGACAAATATTATAAGGGCAGGGCAAGAATGACAGAATTTATGCCGGATTCCAAAGCCCGTACTTTCAACTATAGTCCGGGAGATGTAGGCTATGTCCCGGTAGGCGGGTTCCATTATGTGCAGAACATTGGCGATGAACCTCTGTAA
- a CDS encoding DUF3795 domain-containing protein — translation MRCTGCDTTGCHCRREGNELCEPLKCLHTEQLKTCFDCKKYPCGQATVGYKYLERRNISAHDVTWAILPYVPY, via the coding sequence ATGCGATGCACCGGTTGTGATACTACCGGTTGTCATTGTCGTCGTGAAGGAAATGAGTTGTGTGAGCCGTTAAAATGTTTACATACCGAACAGCTTAAAACTTGCTTTGATTGCAAAAAGTACCCATGTGGACAAGCAACCGTTGGATACAAGTACTTGGAACGCAGAAATATTTCCGCTCATGATGTTACATGGGCGATTTTGCCTTATGTTCCATATTAA